Part of the Acidobacteriota bacterium genome, ATTTGCCCCCGTATATGCCCCTTTAACATGCCCGAAAAGCTGGGATTCGATCAACTCTTTCGGAAGTGCCGAGCAGTTCACTTTTACGAAGGTCTCGTCGGCTCGATGGCTTTTGTAGTGGATCGCATTGGCAATGACCTCTTTTCCTGTGCCGGACTCGCCAAGGATGAGGATATTTGCGTCCGATTCGGCGACGTTTTCGATTATCTCGTAGATATTCTGCATCGACCGCGAACCGCCGATGATGCCTTCATATGAGTTTCGGCTGGTAAGCTTGGTCCGCAGTTCCCTGATCTCGGCGGCTTGCTTGCGGTTGATTACCGCCTGCCGTTTTGACTCGACGGCGTTGCGGACATCGAGCATTAGGTCCTCGAGATTGAGCGGCTTTACGCGATAGCCGAATGCTCCGACCCGCGTTGCTTCGATGGCCTTTTCGGCTCGGTCGTAACCGGTAATGATAATTATCTCGGTGTCAGGCGAGATGAGCTTCGTCTGCTTTATCAGGTCGATCCCGTTGATGTCCGGCAGATTAAGATCGGTAAGAATTACGTCGAACTCATCCGTCTTAATATGCTCGAGCCCTTTTACGCCGGAAACGGCCGTCGCCGTATCAAACCCTTCGTCCTTAAGCTGAAAACTCAGCAGATCGAGAGTGACGGTATCATCGTCGATCACCAGTGCCTTTAATCCCATTTAATCCTCTTGATATTGAAAACCGCCCTCTCTACTTCCGGCGGCTTCTAACTGTGTCAGATTTCCGGCTAACCAAAATGCAAGGTCTATGCCAGTTTTTCCGAATAGACATCACACTTTCGCGCTTTGCCTATATGATGGCGACGAAAATGTGTTTCACTTCAATACAGCAAAAATATGGGCCCCGTCCCCCAAATCGCCACGTCCTGAACCGATACGCTCTAGTGTATGCTTTCAATGCGATTTATCCTAGCTTTTTTATTCTAGGCCTACGCATAACGGTTTAGAGGTCGCTAAACATTCATTTTTTTCTTTTTGGCACGGGGCTTGAAATAGCAACAAGCGTGTCCATACGAGATTGATTCTTTTTCAAAACAAAGGAGGACTTATGCTTGAAACTATTATCGTCATCGTTTTACTTCTTTGGCTTGTTGGTATGATTAGCGGATCGACCTTTGGCGGCGTTCTTCATACGTTGCTTCTTGTGGCCGTTGTTGTTTTTGTCATCAGGCTGTTTACCGGCCGACGGGCCGTTTAGGTTACAATCGGGGGGGTTCCCTGGCGGCCAACGCTAGGCGAACACCCCCGCAGTTTTCCAATGGATTCAAGACCGGCACCTGAGATCAACGATGCCCTGGGCCAAATGCTCCCGGGCGGCTTTTTCGGGCCGCTGTTCGAAGCGGCGTTTGACCTATATGGTGTCGTCGGAGCTGAAGGTCGCGTTATCTCAATGAACGGACGCATCTTTGAGAAGGCCGGATCAGACCCATCGCTGCTCGCGGGCCAGGTAATTTCAGAGACCGTCTATTGGCAATCAACCGAAAACACTTCTGCACTGCTTTCAACGGCAGTCGGTGAGGCTCTCGCCGGGTCGCCGCGTCGGCTTACACTTGACTTCCGGCTGCGGGTAAACGAGAGCGTGCCGATCGAGCTCTTTCTGTTTCCCGTAAGTTCGTCTGAGGAAGAAGCAATGGTCATGGTCGCCGGCCGACATTGCGGCAGCGGCGTTCAAGATGAGGACGGACGGCATTATGCAGAATTGATCGAGGCAGCAGGAGCGGCAGGTGCCGGGCTTTTTGCTTGGGACCTGGAACGCGGCCGGGCGCGCTCAACTCCTCGGACAAATGAAATACTTGGCCTTTCGCCGTACGAAGAGCTTGAATACGAAGCGTTCATTTCATCTATTCATCCAGACGACCGACCGCGGATAGCGGCATTTATCGCAAATGCCGAAAACCAGCCGGGACGGTTCGATCAAGAGTTTCGCGTCGTTTATCCTGACGGCAAAACACAGTGGATCCGCGCCGAAGGCAAGATAGTCGGGCCAAGCGATACCGCAGGCTCGAGGATGCTAGGAAATCTTCGGCAGATAACCGCAGAAAAGGTCGCCGCCGAAGAGCTTGCAAAGATATACGAACGCGAACGAAAGGCACGCGAAGAGGCGACCGAGGCGAACCGGGCGAAAGATTTTTTCCTTACGCTTGTCTCACACGAACTTCGCGCCCCGCTCAACGCGATAATGGGATGGTCGAAGATCCTGCTTTCGAAGGAACTCGATGTCGAGACACGGCGAAACGCATTGGAGACGATCGAGCGTAGCGCCCAGGTCCAGGCAAAGCTGATAAACGACCTTGTTGATTCAGCCCGTGTCGCTTCGGGCAAGCTTCGGCTCGAATATCGCCCTACGAATCTCTATAAACTTATCCGCGGGGCGGTTCAGGCCCATCAACCTGCGGCGACCTCGCGAGAACTTGAGTTCACATTCTCTGCCGACCGCGAAGATCTGGTCGTCTTTGCCGACGCAAACCGGCTGCAGCAGGTCTTTGGCAATATAATTTCAAACGCCATCAAATTTACCGAGCCGGGCGGCACGGTATCGATCGAGCTCACGTCCGATGACGGCACGGCGGCGATTCGCATTGCCGATACCGGACAAGGCATCAACGCCGACGCTTTGACGGCGATCTTCCGGCAGTTCTCGCAAGGCCATGTGGAAAGCGGCAGGAATAGCTCCGGCTTCGGGCTCGGGCTCTCGATCGCAAAGATTCTCGCCGAACGCCACGGCGGCACGATCACCGCGGAAAGCGACGGGCCGGGACACGGTTCGGCTTTCACTGTTCGGCTGCCGCTAAAGGATGCTCCTGCTACGGTCGCTTTAGCTGAATCGGCACGGCCCGACGCCCGAAGGCTCGATGGCCTTCGCATCCTGATCGTTGAAGATGACCCGGATTCGCGAGAGGTGCTGCAGCTATTTCTTCAGCAAAATGGGGCGGATATTCACGCCGCGATGGACGCGAGACAGGCGGTCGAAATACTGAACGGTGCAAATGGCCGGCTGCCCGATCTGATCATTTCAGACCTCGCAATGCCCGGCGAGGACGGGCTCTCGCTCATCTCGCGGATCCGTTCGCGAAACTCCGATGGCGGGGCCGAGATACCTGCAATAGCTTTGAGCGCTTTCACCTCGGAACAAAGCCGCGACTCGGCACTTGCCGCCGGCTTTCAACGCTACGCGACCAAACCCTTCGACCCCGAACCGCTCGTCGGCCTGATTCTCGAACTCACAAAACAAAACGGATCTTAGCTTCAGAAGGATTTCACGAAACGGGATTCGATGACACCGTCTTTCTCGCTCCCGAGTTCGGCGGTCAATCGGGGATATGTTTTATTCTCTGCTTCCAGCGTGTCAATCTCAAGCAGCAGCTCGGCCTCGCGGATGGCGGTCAGCGCACCTTCGATCTCCATGAAGAGACCGAAAGGGAGTTCGTCGATGACCGTTTCGGTCGAGCGGAACCGCCACTTCTTTCGCCGCTTTTCGTAAACAAGCTTTCGCGTGATGCCGATCGCCGCGAGGACTCGCTCCATCGCGTCGCCGTCCGCGATCTCGGTCTCTTCCTCGATCTGCTGCTTTACGTCCGAAATGCCCGGCAGCCGCTTTTTGAATGTGAGAATCGTCCGCAACGGGGTTTTGCGAATGCGCATAACTGAGTTTAGATCGGCCATCGGCCCGCCGCCGAGGATGATATTCTCCTCGTGGTCCTCGCCAAGATACTCGGCGCCAAATTCGGCGAGCCGCTTCTCGACCTCGCCACGCAGTCCTGCTGGAAGGCGATATTTCTTCTCGATCTCTATCATTCGATCAGACGTAGCGGATCCATTTCCAGATCTCGGGAAGCGTCGCCCGCTTGCCATACATCAGCATCCCGACACGGTAAACTCGCGAGGCAAGCCAGACGAGCCCGGCGATGGCAAGCACGTTTATCCCGATCGAAAGAGCGATCTCCCAGAAGGGCGGCGTCTCTGCGAGGATGCGTATCGGCATCGTAATCGGGGCAAAGAACGGTGCGATCGAGACCCAGAATGAGAGCGAAGAATTCGGATCGCGGATCACCGCAATGCTGAAATAGAACGCCGCAAGCAGAAGCATCACCGGCGGGAACGCGAACTGCCCGCCTTCCTGGAGCGATGTGACCACCGAGCCGATCAATGCAAAGATCGACGCGTAAATAAAATAGCCGATGAGGAAAAAGATAAGGAAATAGAGGATCATCAGCGGCGAGATCGAAGGAACCGCACCGACGAGCTGCGAAAGATCGGTCTGCAACGCGAGAAACGCGAGCAGGGCGGCGGCACTTACGATCCAGATCGAGAGCTGTGTCAGCCCCGCGAGCCCGACGCCGACAAGCTTTCCGAAGAGCAGCGTGAACGGCCTTGCCGATGAGAAAAGTATCTCGGAGATCCGCGTCTCTTTTTCCTCGACTACCGCGCCCATTATCGCCTGACCGTAGATCGCGAGCGTGATGTAGATCATCAGCCCGATGACGAACGAGGCGATCATCAGGCCGGTCGTGTCCTTCTCGCCGCCGCGGTCATCGAGGCCTTTGGCGTCGAGTTTCACAGCCCGGCCGATCGAGGCCAGCCGCTCTTCGCTTATGTTCGCCTCGGCGAGCCGCTGCGAGCGCACTGCGCTGTTGAGAGCATCGCGGAGCGAATCGTTGGTGACAAAATCAGCCCCTTTCCGCGAGCGGAATTCATAGACGGCCGCCGTATCGTTGATGTCCGGCGGGATGATCAGATAGGCGTCGAATTCATCGGCCGTTATCCGCGTTGTCAGTTCGGAACGCATGTCTTCGATCGAGCGGCCGGCGGGATCGATGTCAGTAAAAATGAACGAATCGGCCATCTGCGTCGAGGCCATTTTTAACTGCTCCTCTTGCGAGGGCGTGATATTGACCGCCGCTTCTCGAGCGGCTGTGCGGGCTCGCTCTGCCCGCTTTTCGGCTGAAAGATTGTCCTTCAATCGAGGAGCAACGGTGCCCGAGCGGTCGATCAAGGCGATCCGCGTTGGCTCGCCCTTGAGCGAAAAGATGATCGCCGGCACGAATGCGAAAACTCCGGCGAGCACCGGCAAAAGCAGCGTCCCGACGAGGAACGACCACTTGAGCACGACCTTTTTGTACTCATGAACTACGACGGCAAAAAACCTATCCATGCGAGTTCTCTCCTCCCTTTACGCGGTCGATGAAGATGTCGTTGAGGCTCGGTTCTGTTTTCTCAAACTTTGAGATCGAAACTCCGGCCGCGACCATACGCTTGAGCAGATCCTGTGCATCGATCCCCTCGGCGAGATGAAGTTCCTGTTCATCGGCGTGTGTTACGACGCGTTCGATGGTCGAGCGGTCCTCGAGTATCGCCCCTGCACCCTCGCCGCGAAAGGCGATCAGATTTTGCCCGTAGCTTTCCTTTATCTCACGCAGACTGCCGAAGAGGACCTTCTTCGATTTATCGATCAGCAAGATATCGCTGCAAAGCCGCTCGGCCGTTTCCATCAGATGCGTTGAAAAGATGATCGTCTTTTCGCCAGTGCGAAATTCGCTGATGACGTCGATCAGGAACTCGACGTTGACGGGGTCGAGCCCCGAGAAGGGCTCATCGAGGATGAGCAGATCGGGGTCGTGCAGCACGGTCGCGATAAACTGTATCTTTTGCTGCATTCCCTTTGAGAGGTCGGTCGTTTTCTTTTTCTTCCACTCAGTGAGCTGCATTCGCTCGAGCCAGAAGTCGATCCGCTTCTCGGACTCGCGGCCCGAAACGCCCTTTAACGCGGCGAAGTACTTGAGCTGATCGACGACCTTCATTTTCTTGTAAAGCCCGCGTTCCTCAGGCAGATAGCCGATGCGGCCTTGCGTTTCGGTCGTGACCTGCTCGCCAAAAAGGCTTATCCGGCCTTCGTCCGGGAACGTGATGCCGACGATCATTCGTATTGTCGTCGTCTTGCCCGCACCGTTTGGCCCGAGAAAGCCGAAAACACGCCCGGGCCGGACCTCAAAGCTGAGATCATCGACCGCAGTAAAGTCGCCGTAGCGCTTCGTAACGCCCTCGGCCCGTAATGTCGCTTGTTCTTGATTCATCTTTGTAATCGCTGAAATGATTATACTTGATTACGACGCGAAGGGCCGACCGGTTGCTAGAATCACTCCGGCCTCAAAGATTTAATATCTACGCAACGTGGATTGATCCAACTCTTTTGTGGACAGATGATTGGCAACGTGAAAGAAATCTTCCTTAACGTAGGGCAAATGTTGGCTCACGTGTGGGAAATGTTAGCCAACATGAGGAAACTTTTCGTCAGCGTGGGACAAATGTTCTGCAATATTGGTCAAATGTTCGCGAACGTGGGACGAATCTTCGGCTACTTTTCAGAAATGTTTGGCAACACTTTTGAAATTATTCCGGTCCCGGCGAGTTTGGCAACGGTGTTTGACCTTTCGAGCGTTTCGGCCGACAATAACCAAGAATTTTCCACCACGCGCCTTACAGCAAACAATTTACCGGAGGTTAGTTAATGAAATCATTGCTCGGATTTGGAATGTTATTTTTCGCGTTGTCTTTCTGCGGGCTCGGCGAACGGCTGCAATCGCTGCAGGGCGACGGCAACACGCCCGGCGGCACAACGCCGGCCACCGCCGATAAAAGCTCGGACGGCGACGTTGATACGGCCTCTTTGAACTCGGACCAGAAGGCGATCGCCGACGCGGCGACCGAAGTAAAATGGGAAGAGCAGAACATGTCTTGGCGGCTACCGGAAGGCTGGAACAAGATGGATGTCAGAAAAGAGAGCTTCAATTACGGCTCGCCCGCGGTCGGCTTTCTGATCGGGACGATATCGACTATGCCCGCCAGCTTCCCCGCAGAGATAAGTTTGAAAGCGCAGTACGACTCGGCACTTGAACAGCTAAAACAGGGCAAATACGAGACCGTCCGCTGGCTTGAGATCGATGGCATTAAGGGCGTGGAATGGGTCGAAGCGATGCCCGAAGACAAGACCGGCCCGCGGCGGCACCAGTGGATAGCTTTCCGCAACTATCAGGGCCAGAATCAGCAGCTCAACATAATGGTCTCGACCAAAGGGAACGAGTTTGACCAAAAACGCGACACCTTCGCCGCCATTATGTACTCAATGAAGATCTCGAAGGGATAAGGAAAATAGTGAATTGTGAATTGTGAACGGTGAATTCGGAATTTGGAATCTGGAATTACCCCTCGTCACTCGCCACTCGTCACTGCGACGCGCCCTCCCTCACGGTCGGGCTACTGACACGGCGATTCACCATTCACCATTGACTATCCCTCGGTCGGCGCGTCGGCGTGGGGGACGAAGCATTTCCGGCAGCGGGCTTCGTATTTATCGGCCGCACCGACCTCGACCCGGGCTTCGGATTCGACCGTCCGCTGTGAATAATTCGCCGTCGAGCCGCATTTGACGCAGATGGCGTGCGTCTTGGTGATGAACTCAGCCACGCAAAGAAGCTGCGGCATCGGCTCGAAGGGCTTGCCCGTGTAGTCCTGATCAAGCCCGGCGACGATCACCCGCTTCCCTTCCGCCGCGAGCCGATTGACCGCCTCGACGATCTCCATATCGAAGAACTGCCCTTCGTCGATCCCGACGACCTCGGTGTCGTGCTCGACCTGTGCGAGCAGCTCGGCAGCGGTCGTTACCGGCAGCGACGTGTGTGTTTGGCCGGAGTGCGAGGCGATCTCTTCGCGTGAATAGCGGGCGTCGATCTTCGGCTTGAAGACCTGCACCTTCTGCCGGGCGATGCGTGCCCGATTGAGCCGGCGGATCAATTCCTCGGACTTGCCCGAAAACATCGACCCGACAATTACCTCGACCCAGCCTGTGCCGTTCTGCCGCTGCTTGCGGCGCTCTTCTGTATCGTCAAAATAGCCTTCAATCATTATTAGTTGTCGCTTGGCGAAAATCTTGATTATAAAGAAAAAGCCCCGCAGGCCGAAATCGGGCCCGCGAGGCATCTTTTCGTTGAGCTTTCTTAGGCTCGGAGGTCGCGGCCGGTCATCTCCGGCGAGCGTTCGATGCCCGCCATCGCGAGCAGCGTTGGGGCGACATCGGCAAGCGTGCCGTCGGTCCGCAACGCTCGGCCTTCGGCCTGGTCATCGACAAGATGGAACGGAACCGGATTCTGCGACGCTCCGCGGGCGGGCTCGCCGTTCTCTTCCGTCATTTGCTCGCATTTGCCGTGGGTCGAGGTGATGACCGCCGCTCCGCCGGCATTTCGCAGGTGGCGGATCACGCCGCCGAGACAGGTATCGACATACTGAACGGCCTCGACCGTTCGCTCGAAACTGCCGGTTTCGGCAAGCAATCCCGGAGCGGGAAAGTTCAGGACGAAAACGCTGCCGGGCTCTTCGCGGACGGCCTTGATAAAGCGGTCAGTTATCTTAAAGCTGCGAAGCTCGGGCTCGGCCACGCGGTTAAAGCCCTCAAGCGACTGGACCTCGACACCGACCTCATACTCACCCGCATCGCCGACGCCGCAATCAAGAAAACGCGAGACATGAGGAAAGCGGTCGGATTCAGAAATGCGGAAATTCGCGACATGATTTGCCGCCAGGACCGAGCCCAAAACACCGTCGATCACCGGCGAAGGAAAAG contains:
- a CDS encoding ABC transporter permease; protein product: MDRFFAVVVHEYKKVVLKWSFLVGTLLLPVLAGVFAFVPAIIFSLKGEPTRIALIDRSGTVAPRLKDNLSAEKRAERARTAAREAAVNITPSQEEQLKMASTQMADSFIFTDIDPAGRSIEDMRSELTTRITADEFDAYLIIPPDINDTAAVYEFRSRKGADFVTNDSLRDALNSAVRSQRLAEANISEERLASIGRAVKLDAKGLDDRGGEKDTTGLMIASFVIGLMIYITLAIYGQAIMGAVVEEKETRISEILFSSARPFTLLFGKLVGVGLAGLTQLSIWIVSAAALLAFLALQTDLSQLVGAVPSISPLMILYFLIFFLIGYFIYASIFALIGSVVTSLQEGGQFAFPPVMLLLAAFYFSIAVIRDPNSSLSFWVSIAPFFAPITMPIRILAETPPFWEIALSIGINVLAIAGLVWLASRVYRVGMLMYGKRATLPEIWKWIRYV
- a CDS encoding ATP-binding cassette domain-containing protein; this encodes MNQEQATLRAEGVTKRYGDFTAVDDLSFEVRPGRVFGFLGPNGAGKTTTIRMIVGITFPDEGRISLFGEQVTTETQGRIGYLPEERGLYKKMKVVDQLKYFAALKGVSGRESEKRIDFWLERMQLTEWKKKKTTDLSKGMQQKIQFIATVLHDPDLLILDEPFSGLDPVNVEFLIDVISEFRTGEKTIIFSTHLMETAERLCSDILLIDKSKKVLFGSLREIKESYGQNLIAFRGEGAGAILEDRSTIERVVTHADEQELHLAEGIDAQDLLKRMVAAGVSISKFEKTEPSLNDIFIDRVKGGENSHG
- a CDS encoding thymidine kinase, with amino-acid sequence MIEGYFDDTEERRKQRQNGTGWVEVIVGSMFSGKSEELIRRLNRARIARQKVQVFKPKIDARYSREEIASHSGQTHTSLPVTTAAELLAQVEHDTEVVGIDEGQFFDMEIVEAVNRLAAEGKRVIVAGLDQDYTGKPFEPMPQLLCVAEFITKTHAICVKCGSTANYSQRTVESEARVEVGAADKYEARCRKCFVPHADAPTEG
- a CDS encoding class IV adenylate cyclase — encoded protein: MIEIEKKYRLPAGLRGEVEKRLAEFGAEYLGEDHEENIILGGGPMADLNSVMRIRKTPLRTILTFKKRLPGISDVKQQIEEETEIADGDAMERVLAAIGITRKLVYEKRRKKWRFRSTETVIDELPFGLFMEIEGALTAIREAELLLEIDTLEAENKTYPRLTAELGSEKDGVIESRFVKSF
- a CDS encoding response regulator, producing MDSRPAPEINDALGQMLPGGFFGPLFEAAFDLYGVVGAEGRVISMNGRIFEKAGSDPSLLAGQVISETVYWQSTENTSALLSTAVGEALAGSPRRLTLDFRLRVNESVPIELFLFPVSSSEEEAMVMVAGRHCGSGVQDEDGRHYAELIEAAGAAGAGLFAWDLERGRARSTPRTNEILGLSPYEELEYEAFISSIHPDDRPRIAAFIANAENQPGRFDQEFRVVYPDGKTQWIRAEGKIVGPSDTAGSRMLGNLRQITAEKVAAEELAKIYERERKAREEATEANRAKDFFLTLVSHELRAPLNAIMGWSKILLSKELDVETRRNALETIERSAQVQAKLINDLVDSARVASGKLRLEYRPTNLYKLIRGAVQAHQPAATSRELEFTFSADREDLVVFADANRLQQVFGNIISNAIKFTEPGGTVSIELTSDDGTAAIRIADTGQGINADALTAIFRQFSQGHVESGRNSSGFGLGLSIAKILAERHGGTITAESDGPGHGSAFTVRLPLKDAPATVALAESARPDARRLDGLRILIVEDDPDSREVLQLFLQQNGADIHAAMDARQAVEILNGANGRLPDLIISDLAMPGEDGLSLISRIRSRNSDGGAEIPAIALSAFTSEQSRDSALAAGFQRYATKPFDPEPLVGLILELTKQNGS
- a CDS encoding lmo0937 family membrane protein, with amino-acid sequence MLETIIVIVLLLWLVGMISGSTFGGVLHTLLLVAVVVFVIRLFTGRRAV